The proteins below are encoded in one region of Spartobacteria bacterium:
- a CDS encoding alpha/beta fold hydrolase, which translates to MNGNTKISIVEGEISFRTHHIWYRSVDPDVDAGAAPLLCLHGGPGATHDYLEPLEAVARSGRRVIFYDQLGNGNSDQPHDPSLWTFDLFLDELEAVRRVLGLKRVHILGQSWGGMLALQYALGKPEGVMSLTLASATPCTRQWIEEANRLRSELPEETQRILAEHEKAGTTASPEYGDAMMVFYRRHVCRLDPWPECLNRSLEKMMQNPEVYLTMWGPSEFYMNGTLKNWDVTSRLGEIRIPTLITSGKHDESTPAIAETLKNGIPGARHVLFEHSAHESHIEERERYIHVLTAFLKSVHS; encoded by the coding sequence ATGAACGGTAATACCAAAATCAGCATCGTTGAAGGTGAAATTTCGTTTAGAACGCATCACATCTGGTATCGTAGCGTAGACCCGGATGTGGATGCAGGAGCCGCGCCGCTTTTATGCCTGCATGGCGGACCGGGAGCCACACATGACTATCTCGAACCGCTTGAAGCGGTTGCCCGGAGCGGACGCCGTGTGATTTTCTATGACCAGCTTGGAAACGGGAATTCCGACCAGCCGCATGATCCATCGCTGTGGACTTTCGACCTGTTTCTTGATGAACTGGAAGCGGTGCGCCGAGTGCTGGGGCTGAAACGTGTCCATATATTGGGACAGTCCTGGGGCGGCATGCTGGCGCTTCAATATGCACTCGGCAAGCCTGAAGGGGTGATGTCCTTGACCCTTGCAAGCGCTACGCCCTGTACCCGTCAGTGGATTGAAGAAGCAAACCGGTTGCGCAGTGAACTTCCGGAAGAAACGCAGCGGATACTGGCTGAACATGAAAAGGCCGGTACGACCGCTTCGCCGGAATATGGTGACGCCATGATGGTTTTTTATCGCCGCCATGTCTGCCGTCTGGATCCCTGGCCGGAATGCCTGAATCGTTCACTCGAAAAGATGATGCAGAACCCGGAAGTGTATCTCACTATGTGGGGTCCAAGTGAGTTTTATATGAACGGAACATTGAAAAACTGGGATGTCACCAGCCGTCTCGGAGAAATCCGCATCCCGACACTGATTACATCCGGAAAACACGATGAATCCACCCCGGCTATTGCCGAAACCCTCAAAAACGGTATTCCCGGAGCCCGGCATGTGCTGTTTGAACACAGTGCCCATGAATCACATATCGAAGAACGCGAACGGTATATTCATGTTTTGACGGCATTTCTTAAAAGCGTGCATTCTTGA